Proteins co-encoded in one Seriola aureovittata isolate HTS-2021-v1 ecotype China chromosome 1, ASM2101889v1, whole genome shotgun sequence genomic window:
- the rufy2 gene encoding RUN and FYVE domain-containing protein 2 isoform X2, with the protein MYSPQSLHRWGITHSESMERLAYSQALRDPMTMERANLLNMAKLSIKGLIESALSFGRTLDSDYPPLQQFFVVMEHCLKHGLRVKKSFLGFNKSLWGPLELVEKLCPEAAEISASVRDLPGLKTPLGRARAWLRLALMQKRLADYLRLLITRKDLLSDFYENSALMLEEEGAVIVGLLVGLNVIDANLCVKGEDLDSQVGVIDFSMYLKNDIDDYRSEERNSQIASILDQKNYVEELNRQLNSTVHGLQGRVDSLEKSNSKLIEELAIAKNNIIKLQEENQQLRSENSLILLKAQQHLEVAQGDVSVERDTYKQSRQGLDEMYNEARRQLKEECQLRQDVENELVVQVSMKQEMELAMKLLEKDIHEKQDTLIGLRHQLDEVKAINVEMYQKMQSSDEEMKKKNDVISRLEEKTNQITATMKQLEQRLQEAERHRTSAEEGTRRFKLDFANKADSLQRQIEHRERQLQQLETDLKIEREWRQTLQNDLDRERETVAQLSTEALQINGLKKEFHRLQDENIQLKTICEDQEQALEELGSKLSESKLKIEDIKEANKALQGGQVWLKDKEASHCKLCEKEFSISRRKHHCRNCGEIFCNSCSDNELPLPASPKPVRVCDTCHALLLQRCSSNPT; encoded by the exons ATGTACTCACCTCAGAGTCTTCACCGCTGGGGCATCACTCATAGTGAGAGCATGGAGCGGTTAGCCTACAGCCAAG CCCTGCGAGACCCCATGACTATGGAGCGAGCCAACCTGCTGAACATGGCCAAGCTGAGTATTAAAGGGCTTATTGAATCAGCTCTGAGCTTCGGACGAACACTTGACTCAGACTACCCGCCTCTTCAGCAgttctttgttgtcatggagcACTGTCTCAAACATGGCCTCAGAG TGAAGAAGTCCTTTCTGGGCTTTAACAAGTCTCTATGGGGTCCACTAGAGCTGGTGGAGAAACTGTgtcctgaagcagcagagaTCTCAGCCTCCGTACGAGACCTGCCTGGACTTAA GACTCCTTTAGGTAGGGCCAGGGCGTGGTTGCGTCTGGCGCTCATGCAGAAACGGCTAGCTGACTATCTGCGACTCCTCATCACCAGAAAAGATCTGCTCAG TGATTTCTATGAGAATTCAGCGCTGATGCtagaggaggagggagctgtGATCGTGGGCCTGCTGGTGGGCCTCAATGTCATCGATGCCAACCTGTGCGTCAAAGGCGAGGACCTGGACTCTCAG gTCGGGGTGATTGACTTCTCCATGTActtgaaaaacgacatagatGACTACAGGAGTGAAGAGAG gaaTAGCCAGATAGCATCCATCTTGGATCAGAAGAACTATGTAGAGGAGCTGAATCGACAACTCAA CTCCACAGTCCATGGTCTTCAGGGCAGAGTTGACTCTCTGGAGAAGTCCAACTCTAAACTCATAGAGGAG ttAGCCATAGCCAAGAACAACATCATCAAACTGCAGGAAGAGAACCAGCAGCTGAGGAGTGAGAACAGCCTCATTCTGCTGAAGGCACAACAACATTTAGAG GTAGCCCAAGGCGATGTGtcagtggagagagacacatacaaacagtcTCGTCAGGGTTTGGATGAGATGTACAACGAGGCTCGGAGACAGCTGAAGGAGGAGTGCCAGCTCAGACAG GATGTGGAGAATGAGTTGGTAGTCCAGGTGtcaatgaaacaggaaatggagcTGGCCATGAAACTTCTGGAGAAGGATATTCATGAAAAACAG GACACACTGATCGGACTGAGACATCAACTGGACGAGGTCAAAGCCATCAATGTAGAAATGTACCAGAAGATGCAg TCATCCGatgaggagatgaagaagaagaatgatgTGATCAGCCGTCTGGAGGAGaagaccaatcagatcactgccACCATGAAGCAGCTGGAGCAAAG ATTacaggaggcagagaggcacCGCACCTCGGCCGAGGAGGGAACCAGACGCTTCAAGTTGGACTTTGCCAACAAGGCCGACAGTCTGCAGCGGCAGATCGAACACAGAGAAAGGCAACT CCAGCAGCTGGAGACAGACCTGAAGATTGAGAGGGAGTGGAGGCAGACATTACAAAATGatctggacagagagagagagacggtagCTCAGCTCAGCACAGAGGCGCTGCAGATCAACGGACTAAAAAAG GAGTTCCATCGTCTCCAGGATGAAAACATTCAGCTGAAGACTATCTGTGAAGACCAAGAACAAGCTCTCGAGGAACTAGGCTCCAAACTCAGCGA ATCCAAACTGAAGATTGAGGACATCAAAGAAGCCAACAAAGCTCTTCAG GGGGGTCAGGTTTGGTTGAAGGACAAGGAAGCCAGCCACTGTAAGCTTTGTGAGAAGGAGTTTTCCATCTCGAGACGAAAG CACCACTGTAGAAACTGTGGGGAGATTTTCTGTAACAGTTGCTCGGACAATGAGCTTCCTCTGCCCGCCTCACCGAAACCAGTCCGAGTCTGTGACACCTGCCACGCCCTCCTTCTCCAGCGCTGCTCCTCCAATCCAACGTGA
- the hnrnph3 gene encoding heterogeneous nuclear ribonucleoprotein H3, with protein MSLNEEGYVVRIRGLPWSCTQEEVASFFSDCDIVGKVNGVCFTYSKEGRPSGEAFIELKTAEDFKNALAKDRKYMGHRYIEVFKSNRSEMDWVLKRSGPADYDSCSGCMLRLRGLPFGCSKEEIVQFFSGLRIVPNGITLPVDYQGRSTGEAFVQFASKEIAEKALGKHKERIGHRYIEIFKSSRNEIRAYYELPRRGMGGQRPGPYDRPMMGGPRGGFFGPGPGRGGTLMDTMRSGGGYGGGYGGFDSYNGFNNYCFGNGMFDERVRGERGGRGMGGHGYGGQSDSGSGFHSGHFVHMRGLPFRATEGDIAKFFSPLNPLRVHIDVAPNGKSTGEADVEFRSHEDAVAAMSKDKNHMQHRYIELFLNSTASGAAEMSRGGGGYYGNSGGGGGSRSSGLRGAY; from the exons ATGTCTTTGAATGAAGAGGGTTACGTGGTTCGGATCAGAGGACTACCCTGGTCCTGCACTCAGGAGGAGGTGGCCAGTTTCTTCTCTG ACTGTGATATCGTTGGGAAAGTAAACGGAGTGTGTTTCACCTACTCAAAAGAAGGTCGACCGAGTGGAGAGGCATTTATTGAGCTGAAAACAGCCGAGGATTTCAAGAATGCCCTTGCCAAGGACCGTAAATACATGGGACACCGATACATAGAGG TGTTCAAGTCAAACCGTAGTGAAATGGACTGGGTGCTGAAACGTAGCGGTCCTGCTGACTATGACAGCTGCAGTGGCTGCATGCTGAGACTTAGAGGCCTACCCTTCGGCTGCAGCAAGGAGGAAATTGTTCAATTCTTCTCAG GGTTGAGAATCGTGCCAAATGGGATTACTCTGCCAGTGGACTACCAGGGGAGGAGCACAGGGGAAGCCTTCGTGCAGTTTGCCTCAAAGGAGATAGCAGAAAAGGCTCTGGGGAAACACAAGGAAAGAATAGGGCACAG GTATATAGAGATTTTTAAGAGCAGTCGTAATGAGATCAGAGCCTACTATGAGCTGCCCCGGCGGGGAATGGGAGGCCAGAGACCAGGGCCTTACGATAGACCCATGATGGGGGGCCCACGGGGAGGGTTTTTTGGCCCCGGGCCTGGCCGTGGTGGGACTCTGATGGACACCATGAGGAGTGGAGGAGGTTATGGAGGAG gTTACGGTGGCTTTGACAGCTACAATGGTTTCAACAATTACTGTTTTGGCAACGGCATGTTTGACGAGCGAGTGAGAGGAGAAAGGGGAGGAAGAG GGATGGGAGGCCATGGCTATGGTGGTCAAAGTGACAGTGGCTCAGGCTTTCACAGCGGCCATTTTGTCCATATGAGGGGTCTACCTTTCCGTGCCACAGAGGGAGACATTGCCAAG TTCTTCTCTCCTTTAAATCCACTGAGGGTCCACATTGATGTGGCTCCTAACGGCAAGTCAACTGGAGAGGCAGATGTGGAGTTTCGCTCCCACGAAGACGCTGTGGCAGCCATGTCCAAAGACAAGAACCACATGC AGCATCGCTATATTGAGCTGTTTCTCAACTCAACAGCCAGTGGAGCAGCTGAAATGA GTCGTGGCGGCGGTGGTTACTATGGTAACTCAGGAGGGGGCGGAGGCTCACGGAGCAGCGGGCTGCGAGGTGCATACTGA
- the rufy2 gene encoding RUN and FYVE domain-containing protein 2 isoform X3, with the protein MNMTSPAEHDLALSEADSSKEKAQVFGILRLQEDKSAAGDKANSSSTVRGGGGGSGGDGRWQAPIFALARKASETISGSIHVLPKVSEHRTSLPGDWTVQALRDPMTMERANLLNMAKLSIKGLIESALSFGRTLDSDYPPLQQFFVVMEHCLKHGLRVKKSFLGFNKSLWGPLELVEKLCPEAAEISASVRDLPGLKTPLGRARAWLRLALMQKRLADYLRLLITRKDLLSDFYENSALMLEEEGAVIVGLLVGLNVIDANLCVKGEDLDSQVGVIDFSMYLKNDIDDYRSEERNSQIASILDQKNYVEELNRQLNSTVHGLQGRVDSLEKSNSKLIEELAIAKNNIIKLQEENQQLRSENSLILLKAQQHLEVAQGDVSVERDTYKQSRQGLDEMYNEARRQLKEECQLRQDVENELVVQVSMKQEMELAMKLLEKDIHEKQDTLIGLRHQLDEVKAINVEMYQKMQSSDEEMKKKNDVISRLEEKTNQITATMKQLEQSDKDLLSQTRTLAMSFVKCASTDTEHQYKLVKDISF; encoded by the exons ATGAACATGACATCGCCCGCAGAGCACGACCTGGCTCTGTCCGAAGCGGACAGCAGCAAGGAGAAAGCACAGGTGTTTGGGATCCTGAGGCTGCAGGAAGACAAATCTGCTGCTGGTGATAAAGCTAACAGTAGCAGcacagtgagaggaggaggtggaggcagtGGGGGAGACGGGCGATGGCAGGCTCCTATCTTTGCTTTGGCCAGAAAAGCATCCGAGACCATTTCAGGGAGCATTCACGTCCTGCCCAAAGTGTCGGAGCACAGAACCTCTCTGCCAGGGGACTGGACCGTCCAAG CCCTGCGAGACCCCATGACTATGGAGCGAGCCAACCTGCTGAACATGGCCAAGCTGAGTATTAAAGGGCTTATTGAATCAGCTCTGAGCTTCGGACGAACACTTGACTCAGACTACCCGCCTCTTCAGCAgttctttgttgtcatggagcACTGTCTCAAACATGGCCTCAGAG TGAAGAAGTCCTTTCTGGGCTTTAACAAGTCTCTATGGGGTCCACTAGAGCTGGTGGAGAAACTGTgtcctgaagcagcagagaTCTCAGCCTCCGTACGAGACCTGCCTGGACTTAA GACTCCTTTAGGTAGGGCCAGGGCGTGGTTGCGTCTGGCGCTCATGCAGAAACGGCTAGCTGACTATCTGCGACTCCTCATCACCAGAAAAGATCTGCTCAG TGATTTCTATGAGAATTCAGCGCTGATGCtagaggaggagggagctgtGATCGTGGGCCTGCTGGTGGGCCTCAATGTCATCGATGCCAACCTGTGCGTCAAAGGCGAGGACCTGGACTCTCAG gTCGGGGTGATTGACTTCTCCATGTActtgaaaaacgacatagatGACTACAGGAGTGAAGAGAG gaaTAGCCAGATAGCATCCATCTTGGATCAGAAGAACTATGTAGAGGAGCTGAATCGACAACTCAA CTCCACAGTCCATGGTCTTCAGGGCAGAGTTGACTCTCTGGAGAAGTCCAACTCTAAACTCATAGAGGAG ttAGCCATAGCCAAGAACAACATCATCAAACTGCAGGAAGAGAACCAGCAGCTGAGGAGTGAGAACAGCCTCATTCTGCTGAAGGCACAACAACATTTAGAG GTAGCCCAAGGCGATGTGtcagtggagagagacacatacaaacagtcTCGTCAGGGTTTGGATGAGATGTACAACGAGGCTCGGAGACAGCTGAAGGAGGAGTGCCAGCTCAGACAG GATGTGGAGAATGAGTTGGTAGTCCAGGTGtcaatgaaacaggaaatggagcTGGCCATGAAACTTCTGGAGAAGGATATTCATGAAAAACAG GACACACTGATCGGACTGAGACATCAACTGGACGAGGTCAAAGCCATCAATGTAGAAATGTACCAGAAGATGCAg TCATCCGatgaggagatgaagaagaagaatgatgTGATCAGCCGTCTGGAGGAGaagaccaatcagatcactgccACCATGAAGCAGCTGGAGCAAAG TGATAAGGACCTACTAAGTCAGACCAGAACGCTTGCTATGTCATTTGTTAAGTGTgccagcacagacacagagcaccAGTACAAGCTAGTCAAGGACATCTCCTTCTGA
- the rufy2 gene encoding RUN and FYVE domain-containing protein 2 isoform X1 produces MNMTSPAEHDLALSEADSSKEKAQVFGILRLQEDKSAAGDKANSSSTVRGGGGGSGGDGRWQAPIFALARKASETISGSIHVLPKVSEHRTSLPGDWTVQALRDPMTMERANLLNMAKLSIKGLIESALSFGRTLDSDYPPLQQFFVVMEHCLKHGLRVKKSFLGFNKSLWGPLELVEKLCPEAAEISASVRDLPGLKTPLGRARAWLRLALMQKRLADYLRLLITRKDLLSDFYENSALMLEEEGAVIVGLLVGLNVIDANLCVKGEDLDSQVGVIDFSMYLKNDIDDYRSEERNSQIASILDQKNYVEELNRQLNSTVHGLQGRVDSLEKSNSKLIEELAIAKNNIIKLQEENQQLRSENSLILLKAQQHLEVAQGDVSVERDTYKQSRQGLDEMYNEARRQLKEECQLRQDVENELVVQVSMKQEMELAMKLLEKDIHEKQDTLIGLRHQLDEVKAINVEMYQKMQSSDEEMKKKNDVISRLEEKTNQITATMKQLEQRLQEAERHRTSAEEGTRRFKLDFANKADSLQRQIEHRERQLQQLETDLKIEREWRQTLQNDLDRERETVAQLSTEALQINGLKKEFHRLQDENIQLKTICEDQEQALEELGSKLSESKLKIEDIKEANKALQGGQVWLKDKEASHCKLCEKEFSISRRKHHCRNCGEIFCNSCSDNELPLPASPKPVRVCDTCHALLLQRCSSNPT; encoded by the exons ATGAACATGACATCGCCCGCAGAGCACGACCTGGCTCTGTCCGAAGCGGACAGCAGCAAGGAGAAAGCACAGGTGTTTGGGATCCTGAGGCTGCAGGAAGACAAATCTGCTGCTGGTGATAAAGCTAACAGTAGCAGcacagtgagaggaggaggtggaggcagtGGGGGAGACGGGCGATGGCAGGCTCCTATCTTTGCTTTGGCCAGAAAAGCATCCGAGACCATTTCAGGGAGCATTCACGTCCTGCCCAAAGTGTCGGAGCACAGAACCTCTCTGCCAGGGGACTGGACCGTCCAAG CCCTGCGAGACCCCATGACTATGGAGCGAGCCAACCTGCTGAACATGGCCAAGCTGAGTATTAAAGGGCTTATTGAATCAGCTCTGAGCTTCGGACGAACACTTGACTCAGACTACCCGCCTCTTCAGCAgttctttgttgtcatggagcACTGTCTCAAACATGGCCTCAGAG TGAAGAAGTCCTTTCTGGGCTTTAACAAGTCTCTATGGGGTCCACTAGAGCTGGTGGAGAAACTGTgtcctgaagcagcagagaTCTCAGCCTCCGTACGAGACCTGCCTGGACTTAA GACTCCTTTAGGTAGGGCCAGGGCGTGGTTGCGTCTGGCGCTCATGCAGAAACGGCTAGCTGACTATCTGCGACTCCTCATCACCAGAAAAGATCTGCTCAG TGATTTCTATGAGAATTCAGCGCTGATGCtagaggaggagggagctgtGATCGTGGGCCTGCTGGTGGGCCTCAATGTCATCGATGCCAACCTGTGCGTCAAAGGCGAGGACCTGGACTCTCAG gTCGGGGTGATTGACTTCTCCATGTActtgaaaaacgacatagatGACTACAGGAGTGAAGAGAG gaaTAGCCAGATAGCATCCATCTTGGATCAGAAGAACTATGTAGAGGAGCTGAATCGACAACTCAA CTCCACAGTCCATGGTCTTCAGGGCAGAGTTGACTCTCTGGAGAAGTCCAACTCTAAACTCATAGAGGAG ttAGCCATAGCCAAGAACAACATCATCAAACTGCAGGAAGAGAACCAGCAGCTGAGGAGTGAGAACAGCCTCATTCTGCTGAAGGCACAACAACATTTAGAG GTAGCCCAAGGCGATGTGtcagtggagagagacacatacaaacagtcTCGTCAGGGTTTGGATGAGATGTACAACGAGGCTCGGAGACAGCTGAAGGAGGAGTGCCAGCTCAGACAG GATGTGGAGAATGAGTTGGTAGTCCAGGTGtcaatgaaacaggaaatggagcTGGCCATGAAACTTCTGGAGAAGGATATTCATGAAAAACAG GACACACTGATCGGACTGAGACATCAACTGGACGAGGTCAAAGCCATCAATGTAGAAATGTACCAGAAGATGCAg TCATCCGatgaggagatgaagaagaagaatgatgTGATCAGCCGTCTGGAGGAGaagaccaatcagatcactgccACCATGAAGCAGCTGGAGCAAAG ATTacaggaggcagagaggcacCGCACCTCGGCCGAGGAGGGAACCAGACGCTTCAAGTTGGACTTTGCCAACAAGGCCGACAGTCTGCAGCGGCAGATCGAACACAGAGAAAGGCAACT CCAGCAGCTGGAGACAGACCTGAAGATTGAGAGGGAGTGGAGGCAGACATTACAAAATGatctggacagagagagagagacggtagCTCAGCTCAGCACAGAGGCGCTGCAGATCAACGGACTAAAAAAG GAGTTCCATCGTCTCCAGGATGAAAACATTCAGCTGAAGACTATCTGTGAAGACCAAGAACAAGCTCTCGAGGAACTAGGCTCCAAACTCAGCGA ATCCAAACTGAAGATTGAGGACATCAAAGAAGCCAACAAAGCTCTTCAG GGGGGTCAGGTTTGGTTGAAGGACAAGGAAGCCAGCCACTGTAAGCTTTGTGAGAAGGAGTTTTCCATCTCGAGACGAAAG CACCACTGTAGAAACTGTGGGGAGATTTTCTGTAACAGTTGCTCGGACAATGAGCTTCCTCTGCCCGCCTCACCGAAACCAGTCCGAGTCTGTGACACCTGCCACGCCCTCCTTCTCCAGCGCTGCTCCTCCAATCCAACGTGA